From the genome of Odocoileus virginianus isolate 20LAN1187 ecotype Illinois chromosome 31, Ovbor_1.2, whole genome shotgun sequence:
CAAAAACTTCCTGCAGCAGGCCTCCTTCAGGGAGTGCCGCTTGGAGGGGTGAGGAACAAAACCGTTCAGGCCCCTGGCAGGGCTCCAAGATCCTGTTCACTAGTACTTCTGCCCTGTCTACACGGAGGGGTGGTGACTGAAAACATCTGGAAGCCTGTCGGAGACCCGGACGACTTCTCTATTTTGTCTAGGGGTGCCTGCTCTTGACCCTGGTAATCCAGGTTGACCTTTGCCAATGCCGCTTCCCAGGCAATCTTCCGCACTTCATTGGGCAACAACCCTCTAATGAAATCCACATGAACCCAGCTGCTAACAGCTCCTGGAAGGGCTGTAGGATCTAACACCTTCCCTGCGTTCTGTGAGCCCTAGTAGCAAGGGGAAAGAGGGCCACGGCCCAACTCTTGCGCCTCTGGATCTTCCGGCAGAACTGTGGAGAAAGGGAGTAGGTAGGAAGAGAGGAAGGCCAATGAGCAAGGCCTGCTAAAGGTGGAGAAGGCCGCAGCAGGCGAGGACGGCACAGGGGAGTGACAGGGCTGCAGGTGGCCCAGCAGAGGCCCCAGGCTCAGGCCTGCTTCTCGCCAGTGACCTCAGTCACACTGACACCACGCTGACCGTGGGAGTCGGGACTGGGCTGGGAGGCTGGAGTGTGTGTCATTGACCTGGTGGCCCAGGGCTGCCTGACCCTCCTGTCCCTGCTGTGACTGGGGATCTGTTCCAATGTTCTCTGGGTCTCTATTTTAggaaatacttactgagcacctgcaaCATGTGTCCCTGGTGCCAGGAGAAGATACATTAGTGAGTACAATTGTACTCTGTTATTGGCGGAGGACTGGGGGACCCACTGTGGATACCAAACTCCGCAGGTGTTTGAGTCCCACTGTGGGTCCTCGGCACCTGTGGATATGGTGGGCAGACCCAATTCCTTCACTCTAGTCCCACTCACTTGTATGTCCTGTCCACTAAAAGCCACACATCTTGGGCATGTCGGTGGGGTGGGGTGAAAGTGCTTGGAGGTCCAGGGGCAGAAGAGCTACCCTGGTCATGTTGGGTCTTCCTGATTCTGACTCCCTCCCTCAGCTTCTCTGGGGTACAGTGGTTGGGCCCAGGGTTCCCTCCGGCTAAGGTTGGAGCTCTTATCCACTCTCGTTTTTCTCCACCAACCCCGCACGCCCCGAGCAAAAGTCCATGAAATAAATACAGCAGGTTAGAGGGAGAGAGAAGCTGCTTGAAGTTTATTCATAAAGTATAACGAGGCACTCACTGGACCTgggcttttttttcttaaactcctcctttcccttcctttccaccTAGCTGAGATTCTTGCTTGCTCTCTTCTGAGAGTCCTCAGCTGATTTTACTAgcctctctgctctctgctctaATGAGCCAAAGAccaaggaagtgaagtgaagtgaaggcaGTTCATGTCAGAAGGCCCTGAGGGATCCTACTGAGGCAAAAGGCCGACTCTGGTCAGTTCAGGTCGCTGTGGAGCAGAGAAACTGGTGTCCTTCTTGGAGTGCTGCCTTCATCTCCTCAAACTGAGCCAACTGGCAGGcatcctccagccccagccagcgGTAGGCTTGGTGCTCGTGGGAGAGGCGGACCTCTACATCGCAGTCCTTTACCTCTGCCAGCCAGTAGATGACGATTTTAGGCTTCTCCCTGGCCACGTAACTGAGCTCCCTTCTGAAGCCCTCAATGATGGTCAGCTGGCCTGCTTCTATGCCTGCTTCCTCCTGGGTCTCCCGAAGGGCTGTTTCCAAGTCACTTTCTCCTGGTTCCACATGGCCTGgtgaggaaaaaagaagaggaagcaaaTATAATCATCAACAAAGCTAGATTTTCCAGGTCAGATGATTTAAAGCTGGGGTCTCTGGTAAATTTTCTAGGTGTTGCCAGGCTTTGGCAATATCCTATACTGGCAGGGAATAGGGTACAGGACAGGGAGGGTCTGGCTCTGTGGTGTCTGGGCAagacccttccccaccccatcttcGCTACAGACAGTGAAACAAACCATACATTTGGCAAGTCTGGTCTAGAATGCTGCTCCTCCATGTGGAAGAATCGGCCTCCCCCAGACCTCTGCTCTATTTTCCTCTGGAGCTCTCTTCATCCCATGTTCTCAGGGAGACCCTTCCCTGGGAGACCTTAACGTGACTCTCCCAAGGAGGGGTGGTCCTTTCTTGCCAGGTGGGAGCTGGCTGAAGAGGGAGGTCTTCGCTTATAGCCCACAGTGAGGACTTAACACTGTCTGCAGTTGGTGACCGAAGTCCCAGGGCCAATGGTCAGGCTCTAAACCCTATACCAAGGCACCGGCAGCTGTTTCCAAGTAGCTATCAAGGCTCTTCCaaattgttttcatctttctaacTGAGTAAGGCCAGATTCCAGTTTCACAGGGAAAGTCCTGATGGGAACTTAGACTAAGGACAAGCCGAGAGCCAGTTCTAAGAAAATTTGTTGGCAAGGACCAAACCCAAGCAGACAACTGCCAAGAAACTGTTGTGAGAGAACTTGAAGCTCTGCAGACTGGAAGCAGCCCTCGGCTTTGCCTCAAGGCCCTCCCTGCAAATTCTCAGCTTGCCCAAGGGGGCCAAGAAGGCCTGGGAGGGGTCTGGCAGCCTCGATCAACACATGGCTTCAACAAGTTGCTGGGGGCCTCCTGGTTCGGGAGCTCCTGGGAAGCAGGAATTCTTCACTGCTCTCTTCTTAGCTCAAAGACAGGGCTACATCCCAGTCTCCTCCTTCCCGGGAGTCCCCAGAGCAGCGCCCCAGTCAGCTGCTGCTGCACAGCTCCCACAGAAAGCAACCAGGAGTCTGGACTTAAAATTCCATTTCTGTCCATGGCTGCTGGGGCATTTTCTCTGGAAGCACCTCATATAGCCATGGACACAAAGATAGGCAGGTACTGCTTCGGGGGACGCAGGTGGGAGGGATGCTAGTGGGCAGAGAGGTGACGCTGATTCGGGATGTTTGACCTCGCCTCAGAACTGTGTGCAAACCTCTGAGCACACCCCACCCAATAGCATCTATTCAGCATTCTGCCCATCAGTGCTAAGATGGTAACTTCTCCCCCGCCTGAGGCAGGGAAAATTCAGAGATTTCCTTTGAAATCTTTCATTGAGAGGCACCATGCAGTGTGACTCAGGTGGTCAGGAGGCAAGTGTGAATATTCCTATTCATAGTATTGGtgacacctctttttttttttcactttgtttcttcCCAGTGAAACTCAAATGTGCCAATTGTTTTTCCTGTTCCCACTTCCTTGTTCTCCAACCTTaagatgttagtcactcagtcgcatccaactctttatgaccccatggattacagcccaccaggcttctctgtctatggaattctccaggcaagaatactagagtgggtagtcattcccttctccaggggattttcccaacccagggttcgaacctgggtctctcaaactgcaggcagattctttaccatcggagccaccagagaagccctcctcCAACCCTGGAGGAGCCTtgctcaccccccccccccccccccactttcccTTAAAGTCTCTGCTCCCTTCTGTCTGGGGGCTGTTCACTCTTAACCTGTAGCCCAGGAATGCCCTGGCCCCAGGGTCCCCAGTGGCCA
Proteins encoded in this window:
- the NUDT2 gene encoding bis(5'-nucleosyl)-tetraphosphatase [asymmetrical] → MALRACGLIIFRRRLIPKVDNAAIEFLLLQASDGIHHWTPPKGHVEPGESDLETALRETQEEAGIEAGQLTIIEGFRRELSYVAREKPKIVIYWLAEVKDCDVEVRLSHEHQAYRWLGLEDACQLAQFEEMKAALQEGHQFLCSTAT